One window of Theropithecus gelada isolate Dixy chromosome 4, Tgel_1.0, whole genome shotgun sequence genomic DNA carries:
- the C2 gene encoding complement C2 isoform X3 has translation MGTRSAIAAPRILCSRGLRSGSARATGSGVEQSPSAAIFSFEINVSVAIITFASEPKVLMSVLNVNSRDITEVISSLENAKYKDHENGTGTNTYAALNSVYLMMNNQMQLLGMKTMAWQEIRHAIILLTDGKSNMGGSPKTAVDQIREILNINQKRNDYLDIYAIGVGKLDVDWRELNELGSKKDGERHAFILQDTKALHQVFEHMLDVSKLTDTICGVGNMSANASDQERTPWHVTIKPKSQETCRGALISDQWVLTAAHCFRDGNDHSLWRVNVGDPKSQWGKEFLIEKAVISPGFDVFAKKNQGILEFYGDDIALLKLAQKVKMSTHARPICLPCTMEANLALRRPQGSTCRDHEHELLNKQSVPAHFVALNGSKLNINLKMGVEWTSCAEVVSQEKTMFPNLTDVRQVVTDQFLCSGTQEDESPCKGESGGAVFLERRFRFFQVGLVSWGLYNPCLGSADKNSRKRAPRSKVPPPRDFHINLFRMQPWLRQHLGDVLNFLPL, from the exons ATCTTCAGCTTTGAGATCAATGTGAGTGTTGCCATTATCACCTTTGCCTCAGAGCCCAAAGTCCTCATGTCTGTCCTGAACGTCAACTCCCGGGATATAACTGAGGTGATCAGCAGCCTGGAAAATGCCAAATACAAAG ATCATGAAAATGGAACTGGGACTAACACCTATGCAGCCCTAAACAGTGTCTATCTCATGATGAACAATCAAATGCAACTCCTTGGCATGAAAACGATGGCCTGGCAGGAAATCCGACATGCCATCATCCTTCTGACAGATG GAAAGTCCAATATGGGTGGCTCTCCCAAAACAGCTGTTGACCAAATCAGAGAGATCCTGAATATCAACCAGAAGAGGAATGACTATCTGG ACATCTATGCCATCGGGGTGGGCAAGCTGGATGTGGACTGGAGAGAACTGAATGAGCTGGGGTCCAAGAAGGATGGCGAGAGGCATGCCTTCATTCTGCAGGACACAAAGGCTCTGCACCAGGTCTTTGAACATATGCTGG ATGTCTCCAAGCTCACAGACACCATCTGCGGGGTGGGGAACATGTCAGCAAACGCCTCTGACCAAGAGAGGACACCCTGGCATGTCACTATTAAG CCCAAGAGCCAAGAGACCTGCCGGGGAGCCCTCATCTCCGACCAATGGGTCCTGACAGCGGCTCACTGCTTCCGCGATGGCAACGACCACTCCCTATGGAGGGTCAATGTGG GAGACCCCAAATCCCAGTGGGGCAAAGAATTCCTTATTGAGAAGGCAGTGATTTCCCCAGGATTTGATGTCTTTGCCAAAAAGAACCAGGGAATCCTGGAGTTCTACGGTGATGACATCGCCCTGCTGAAGCTGGCCCAGAAAGTAAAGATGTCCACCCATGCCAG GCCCATCTGCCTTCCCTGCACCATGGAGGCCAATCTGGCTCTGCGGAGACCTCAAGGCAGCACCTGTAGGGACCATG AGCATGAACTGCTGAACAAACAGAGTGTTCCTGCTCATTTTGTCGCCTTGAATGGGAGCAAACTGAACATTAACCTTAAGATGGGAGTGGAG TGGACAAGCTGTGCCGAGGTCGTCTCCCAAGAAAAAACCATGTTCCCCAACTTGACAGATGTCAGGCAGGTGGTGACAGACCAGTTTCTATGCAGTGGGACCCAGGAGGATGAGAGTCCCTGCAAGG GAGAATCTGGGGGAGCAGTTTTCCTTGAGCGGAGATTCAGGTTTTTTCAG gTGGGTCTGGTGAGCTGGGGTCTTTACAACCCCTGCCTTGGCTCTGCTGACAAAAACTCCCGCAAAAGGGCCCCTCGTAGCAAGGTCCCGCCGCCACGAGACTTTCACATCAATCTCTTCCGCATGCAGCCCTGGCTGAGGCAGCACCTGGGGGATGTCCTGAATTTTTTACCCCTTTAG